In Devosia sp. 1566, a single genomic region encodes these proteins:
- the rpsM gene encoding 30S ribosomal protein S13, protein MARIAGVNIPTNKRVIIALQYIHGIGDKFAEDICTKVGIPAERRVNELTDAEVIQIRETIDRDYVVEGDLRRNVAMNIKRLMDLGNYRGLRHRRGLPVRGQRTHTNARTRKGPAKPIAGKKK, encoded by the coding sequence GTGGCTCGTATTGCTGGCGTCAATATCCCGACGAATAAGCGCGTGATCATCGCGTTGCAGTATATCCACGGGATCGGTGACAAGTTCGCCGAGGATATCTGCACCAAGGTTGGCATTCCAGCCGAGCGCCGCGTCAATGAATTGACCGACGCTGAAGTTATCCAGATCCGTGAAACCATCGACCGCGACTATGTCGTGGAAGGTGATCTGCGCCGCAATGTGGCAATGAACATCAAGCGTCTGATGGACCTGGGTAATTATCGCGGCCTGCGCCACCGTCGCGGTTTGCCGGTTCGCGGTCAGCGTACCCACACCAATGCCCGCACCCGCAAGGGTCCGGCCAAGCCGATCGCCGGCAAGAAGAAGTAA
- a CDS encoding NAD-dependent epimerase/dehydratase family protein, whose translation MAAFVLGGTMAKGMVVVTGASGFVGKYVLADLITAGYRVRGTVRDLTKSDAVREAVSSITGQSVRSELELVQADLLDDANWSELLSGADAVMHVATTVLAIEPKDPDLVVRPAVEGTERVLRFSAAAGVKRIIMTSSLATIGYGLGHTSGKRVYTEADFTRLEALEHPWAYCIGKTRAERAAWSFAQANDLHLTTIHPGAILGPASDPDTSVSLGLVVNLLSGATQAVINTGFAIVDVRDVSAMHLAALEDPASVGERYIAADGYTRFEEVAAILRRHYPDCPITDRVLPDEVLLAMLRSGGSSSQIINDIGNEKHYDGAKGRALLGRPYISPEEAVLSAARSVIELCMVQPTQAA comes from the coding sequence GTGGCCGCTTTTGTTTTGGGGGGAACGATGGCCAAGGGTATGGTTGTAGTTACGGGCGCCAGTGGCTTCGTGGGGAAGTACGTTCTGGCGGATCTCATAACTGCCGGTTATCGCGTGCGTGGGACCGTACGCGACCTCACCAAGAGCGATGCAGTTCGCGAGGCGGTATCTTCCATAACGGGCCAGTCGGTTCGCAGCGAACTCGAGTTGGTCCAGGCAGATCTCCTGGACGATGCGAACTGGTCCGAACTTCTTTCCGGCGCTGACGCGGTCATGCATGTTGCCACGACAGTTCTGGCCATCGAGCCTAAGGACCCTGATCTGGTTGTGCGCCCCGCCGTTGAGGGCACGGAACGGGTGCTGCGATTTTCCGCTGCAGCTGGCGTCAAGCGCATCATTATGACGTCATCACTTGCCACGATCGGCTATGGCCTTGGTCACACCAGCGGCAAACGGGTCTACACCGAAGCTGACTTCACGCGGCTCGAAGCGCTGGAGCATCCCTGGGCCTACTGCATCGGCAAGACCCGGGCGGAGCGTGCTGCCTGGTCTTTCGCCCAGGCCAATGATTTGCATCTCACCACTATCCATCCCGGTGCCATTCTCGGGCCGGCGTCCGATCCCGATACCAGCGTATCGCTGGGCTTGGTGGTTAACTTGCTTAGCGGGGCCACCCAGGCGGTCATCAACACTGGATTCGCCATTGTTGATGTGCGTGACGTTTCGGCGATGCACCTGGCGGCTCTGGAAGATCCAGCTTCAGTGGGCGAGCGCTACATCGCTGCCGATGGATATACTCGCTTTGAGGAGGTCGCGGCCATCCTTCGCCGTCACTACCCGGATTGCCCCATTACGGATCGCGTGCTCCCGGACGAAGTCCTGCTAGCCATGCTGAGATCTGGTGGCAGCTCCAGCCAGATCATCAATGATATCGGCAATGAAAAGCACTACGATGGTGCCAAGGGCAGGGCGCTGCTGGGGCGTCCTTATATCTCGCCGGAAGAGGCGGTGCTTAGTGCGGCGCGTAGCGTTATCGAGCTCTGCATGGTCCAGCCGACGCAGGCCGCCTAG
- the rpsK gene encoding 30S ribosomal protein S11, producing the protein MAKTETTRVRRKERKNITSGVAHVNASFNNTMVTIADMQGNTISWSSSGVMGFKGSRKSTPYAAQVAAEDAAKKAQEHGMKTLEVEVRGPGSGRESALRALQAAGFNVTSIRDVTSIPHNGCRPRKRRRV; encoded by the coding sequence ATGGCTAAGACTGAAACCACGCGCGTCCGCCGCAAGGAGCGCAAGAATATCACGTCGGGTGTTGCTCACGTGAATGCATCCTTCAACAACACCATGGTCACCATCGCTGACATGCAGGGCAACACGATTTCGTGGAGCTCCTCGGGTGTGATGGGCTTCAAGGGTTCTCGCAAGTCGACCCCGTACGCGGCTCAGGTCGCTGCTGAAGATGCTGCCAAGAAGGCTCAGGAACACGGCATGAAGACCCTTGAGGTTGAAGTGCGCGGTCCTGGTTCGGGTCGCGAGTCTGCGCTGCGCGCTCTCCAGGCTGCCGGTTTCAACGTCACCTCGATCCGTGACGTCACTTCGATCCCGCACAACGGCTGCCGTCCGCGCAAGCGGCGCCGCGTTTAA
- the crcB gene encoding fluoride efflux transporter CrcB produces MSGYLLIACGGALGAMGRFGASTILGRMLPSGFPFAILLVNIAGSVAMGLLVGSLVRWSPSWAEEARLFAAVGVLGGFTTFSSFSLDTLTLIERGALLQAALYVLASVAVSVAGLYLGLLVTRGSLT; encoded by the coding sequence ATGAGTGGTTATCTGTTGATTGCCTGCGGCGGCGCTTTGGGTGCGATGGGGCGCTTCGGCGCCTCGACGATTCTGGGGCGTATGCTACCCTCAGGCTTCCCCTTCGCTATTTTGCTGGTCAACATTGCGGGCTCTGTGGCCATGGGGCTGCTGGTGGGCTCGCTTGTGCGCTGGAGCCCGAGCTGGGCTGAGGAAGCGAGGCTCTTTGCCGCAGTGGGCGTTCTGGGCGGTTTCACGACGTTTTCGAGCTTTTCGCTGGACACTTTGACGCTGATCGAGCGCGGCGCACTCCTCCAGGCCGCTCTCTATGTGCTGGCATCGGTTGCTGTTTCGGTGGCGGGGCTGTATCTGGGGCTTTTGGTCACGCGAGGCAGCCTGACATGA
- a CDS encoding HAD-IA family hydrolase, with the protein MTLVMFDMDGTLIDTQALIAEHMARTFEDAGLRPPTPAEARRVIGLSLPLALGRLAGNDDPAIIDPMVDAYKAHYRASLVADSSREALFPGALDALNRLRVRSDTELGIATGKGLAGVERILALHGIAGHFVSFQTPDHNPSKPHPGMIHRAMNERGALATDTIMVGDTTFDIEMGKAAGAWAIGVSWGYHEADELLAAGADILIDTFDQLDAAIEQLMEQEHARPA; encoded by the coding sequence ATGACCCTTGTCATGTTCGACATGGATGGCACGCTGATCGACACGCAGGCCCTGATTGCCGAGCACATGGCGCGCACCTTCGAGGATGCCGGTCTGCGCCCACCCACGCCAGCCGAAGCGCGTCGGGTCATCGGCTTGTCGCTGCCACTGGCGCTGGGCCGTTTGGCCGGCAATGATGATCCCGCCATCATCGATCCCATGGTGGACGCCTACAAGGCGCACTATCGCGCCTCGCTCGTAGCCGACAGCAGCCGCGAAGCGCTGTTCCCCGGCGCCCTCGACGCCCTCAACCGCCTGCGCGTGCGCAGCGATACCGAACTCGGCATCGCCACCGGCAAGGGTTTGGCTGGCGTCGAGCGCATCCTGGCGCTGCATGGCATTGCCGGTCATTTCGTCAGCTTCCAGACGCCCGACCACAATCCCTCCAAGCCTCACCCCGGCATGATCCATCGCGCCATGAACGAACGCGGCGCCCTGGCTACCGATACGATCATGGTGGGCGACACCACCTTTGACATCGAGATGGGCAAGGCCGCCGGCGCCTGGGCGATCGGGGTTAGCTGGGGTTATCACGAAGCCGATGAATTGCTCGCGGCCGGAGCCGATATCCTGATCGACACGTTTGATCAGCTCGACGCCGCGATTGAACAGCTGATGGAGCAAGAGCATGCGCGACCAGCTTGA
- a CDS encoding type III PLP-dependent enzyme produces MTTEPKHVFPNTSALIAAEAPDFPAFLFSERELHKATKVFRKGFDGLLTYAVKCNPSPHIIAQLHREGLKAFDVASNREMELVRDYAPGAAMHYNNPIKNKREIVRAYEEFGVRSFTIDHPQQLDQLASVVSPSRDVEVTTRFKAGKALKSYDFGIKFGVMEQGAAEIVTMVEQMGYTPSLCFHVGSQCEDAYAYERHIAAASRIVNEAGIELKRLNIGGGYPAPYPTSEAPPMDYYFETISTAVEDHFGNKNRPELIIEPGRALVTSSTSLLLRVKHQRGGQSVYVNDGAYGSLMEVKFMHFTPPVRVWRGARVHDNNAEFSEFTIWGPTCDSYDVLPQVFTLPADIDEDDWIEFGLMGAYTQASLTPFNGFDRRDQYWVEEVYTGKDVQPE; encoded by the coding sequence ATGACCACTGAGCCGAAACACGTGTTTCCCAATACCTCCGCGCTGATCGCTGCGGAAGCTCCGGATTTTCCGGCATTTCTGTTCTCGGAGCGGGAGTTGCACAAGGCCACTAAGGTGTTTCGCAAGGGCTTTGACGGGCTGCTGACTTATGCCGTCAAGTGCAACCCCTCGCCTCACATCATTGCGCAGCTGCACCGCGAAGGGCTCAAAGCATTCGACGTTGCCTCCAATCGAGAGATGGAGCTGGTGCGCGACTATGCGCCGGGTGCAGCAATGCACTACAACAACCCGATCAAGAACAAGCGGGAAATCGTGCGGGCGTATGAGGAGTTCGGCGTTCGCTCCTTCACCATCGACCATCCCCAGCAGCTCGATCAGCTTGCGTCAGTGGTGTCGCCGTCGCGCGATGTGGAAGTCACCACGCGCTTCAAGGCGGGCAAGGCGCTCAAGTCCTATGACTTTGGCATCAAGTTCGGCGTGATGGAGCAAGGCGCCGCCGAGATCGTCACCATGGTCGAGCAGATGGGCTATACGCCGAGCCTGTGCTTCCATGTCGGCTCGCAGTGCGAAGACGCCTATGCCTATGAGCGTCACATCGCGGCGGCATCGCGCATCGTGAACGAAGCGGGGATCGAGCTGAAACGCCTTAATATCGGTGGCGGCTATCCCGCCCCCTACCCGACCAGCGAAGCGCCGCCGATGGACTATTATTTCGAAACGATCTCGACCGCGGTCGAGGATCATTTCGGCAACAAGAATCGCCCTGAGCTGATCATCGAGCCCGGTCGGGCCCTCGTGACCTCGTCCACCTCGCTGCTGCTGCGGGTAAAGCATCAGCGTGGCGGCCAATCGGTTTATGTCAATGACGGCGCCTATGGCTCGCTGATGGAAGTGAAGTTCATGCACTTTACTCCCCCAGTGCGGGTGTGGCGCGGTGCGCGGGTGCACGACAACAATGCGGAGTTCTCTGAGTTCACCATCTGGGGCCCAACCTGCGACAGCTATGACGTGTTGCCCCAGGTGTTCACCCTGCCCGCCGATATCGATGAAGACGACTGGATCGAGTTCGGCCTGATGGGCGCCTACACCCAGGCCTCGTTGACCCCCTTCAACGGCTTTGATCGCCGCGACCAGTATTGGGTCGAAGAGGTCTATACCGGCAAGGATGTCCAGCCGGAATGA
- a CDS encoding patatin-like phospholipase family protein: protein MTVFDQGLALGVRSMGMALAMLALAGCVSISSRLPAVPAALTEQAGIPGSAIDADIRYWGDETAEMKAADLRDAGDGSIDYLTLSGGGINGAYGAGYLVGWTARGDRPQFEVVTGISVGAMIAPMAFLGPRYDSRLQAIFADLALQRSPALDFVSAVLGAPSIASNRPLINAIARLVDAQALDEIAIEHKKGRRLLIGTTNLDAERPVVWDIGAIAVSAIPNKLRLVRQIILASAAVPGIYPPVLINVAAGGRGYDELHVDGGVTQNLVLLPGGFDGLPGAASRNRHLYVIYNGTIAPTREPVQMTSASILGRSIPTLLKYRGRSDIAVLSSMVAESGIDYSLTAIPPEFPSTDNLFGSPQWLVALYNYGFESGKAGVWQQED, encoded by the coding sequence ATGACCGTTTTTGATCAGGGGCTTGCGCTCGGCGTTCGTTCCATGGGGATGGCCCTGGCTATGCTGGCTCTCGCGGGATGCGTGAGCATCAGCAGCCGGTTGCCGGCCGTACCGGCAGCGCTGACCGAACAGGCCGGCATCCCGGGCTCGGCCATTGACGCCGATATTCGCTATTGGGGCGACGAAACCGCCGAGATGAAGGCCGCGGACCTGCGCGACGCGGGCGATGGCAGCATCGATTACCTGACGCTTTCGGGCGGCGGCATCAATGGCGCCTATGGCGCGGGCTATCTGGTGGGCTGGACGGCCCGCGGGGACCGGCCGCAATTCGAGGTCGTCACCGGCATCAGCGTCGGCGCCATGATCGCGCCCATGGCATTCCTTGGCCCGCGCTATGACAGCCGGCTGCAGGCGATCTTCGCCGATCTGGCGTTGCAGCGCTCACCCGCCCTCGACTTCGTTTCAGCCGTGCTGGGCGCGCCCTCGATCGCCAGCAACCGCCCGCTCATCAATGCCATTGCCCGCCTTGTCGATGCACAGGCCCTTGATGAGATTGCCATTGAGCACAAAAAAGGACGGCGCCTGCTGATCGGGACCACCAATCTGGATGCCGAGCGGCCGGTGGTGTGGGATATCGGCGCCATCGCCGTCAGTGCCATTCCCAACAAGCTGCGGCTGGTGCGCCAGATCATTCTGGCCTCGGCGGCGGTCCCGGGCATTTATCCGCCTGTGCTGATCAATGTTGCTGCAGGCGGCAGAGGCTATGACGAGCTGCATGTGGATGGCGGGGTGACGCAGAACCTGGTTCTGCTGCCCGGCGGTTTTGATGGGCTGCCCGGCGCCGCGTCCCGCAACCGGCACCTCTATGTCATCTACAACGGCACCATCGCTCCCACCCGCGAGCCGGTGCAGATGACTAGCGCCTCGATCCTGGGGCGCTCGATCCCGACCCTGCTGAAGTATCGCGGACGCAGCGACATCGCCGTGCTTTCGTCAATGGTGGCGGAAAGCGGCATCGACTACAGCCTTACGGCTATTCCGCCGGAGTTCCCGAGCACGGATAATCTGTTCGGCAGCCCGCAATGGCTGGTGGCGCTCTATAACTATGGCTTTGAAAGCGGCAAGGCCGGCGTGTGGCAGCAGGAGGACTAG
- a CDS encoding DNA-directed RNA polymerase subunit alpha, with amino-acid sequence MTIQRNWQELIKPTKLEIVSGSDNARVASVVAEPLERGYGLTLGNALRRVLLSSLQGAAVTAIQIDGILHEFSSLPGVREDMTDLVLNVKEIALKMGGEGPKRLQLTRQGPGAVTAGDIKVSGDIEVLNPDFVICHLDDGAEINIEFTVNTGKGYVPADKNRPEDAPIGYIPVDSLFSPVRRVSYKVDATRAGESLDKDKLTLQVETNGAISPDDAVAYAARILQDQLSVFVNFEEPSKEKAQDSVPELAFNPALLKKVDELELSVRSANCLKNDNIVYIGDLIQKTEAEMLRTPNFGRKSLNEIKEVLAQMGLHLGMDVNNWPPENIDDLAKRYEDHY; translated from the coding sequence GTGACGATCCAGAGGAACTGGCAAGAACTGATTAAGCCGACCAAGCTGGAGATTGTTTCGGGCAGCGATAACGCGCGCGTGGCCTCGGTGGTTGCCGAGCCGCTTGAGCGCGGTTACGGGCTTACCCTTGGTAACGCCCTGCGTCGCGTGCTGCTGTCGTCGCTTCAGGGCGCGGCGGTGACGGCAATCCAGATTGATGGCATTCTGCACGAATTCTCCTCGCTGCCGGGCGTGCGCGAGGACATGACCGATCTCGTCCTCAACGTAAAGGAAATTGCGTTGAAGATGGGCGGCGAAGGCCCCAAGCGCCTGCAGCTGACGCGGCAGGGCCCGGGCGCTGTGACTGCTGGCGACATCAAGGTCTCCGGCGACATCGAAGTGCTGAACCCCGATTTCGTGATCTGCCATCTTGATGATGGCGCCGAGATCAATATCGAGTTCACCGTGAATACCGGCAAGGGCTATGTCCCGGCCGACAAGAACCGTCCTGAAGACGCACCGATCGGCTATATCCCGGTCGACTCGCTGTTCTCGCCGGTTCGTCGCGTGTCCTACAAGGTCGATGCCACCCGTGCTGGTGAATCGCTCGACAAGGACAAGCTGACGCTGCAGGTGGAAACGAATGGTGCGATCTCGCCGGATGATGCCGTGGCTTATGCCGCTCGCATTCTGCAGGATCAGCTCTCGGTGTTCGTGAACTTCGAAGAGCCCAGCAAGGAAAAGGCGCAGGATTCCGTGCCCGAGCTGGCCTTCAATCCGGCGCTGCTCAAGAAGGTCGACGAACTCGAGCTTTCGGTGCGTTCGGCCAACTGCCTCAAGAACGACAACATCGTTTACATCGGCGACCTGATCCAGAAGACGGAAGCCGAGATGCTGCGGACCCCGAACTTCGGCCGCAAGTCGCTCAACGAAATCAAGGAAGTCCTGGCACAGATGGGGCTTCATCTCGGAATGGACGTCAACAACTGGCCACCCGAGAATATCGATGACCTCGCCAAGCGCTACGAAGATCATTATTGA
- a CDS encoding RluA family pseudouridine synthase codes for MSAVQQRQVSGDEDGMRLDRWFAQNFPQLGFGRLQKLIRNGEVRVDKGRVQTSTRLSAGQTVRIPPIDDAEAPRPPKVSNADAQFLRDLILYEDDDIYVFNKPAGLAVQGGSGTKRHIDGMLKSLPNKKGEAPRLVHRLDRDTSGCLVVAKTHAAASHFGSVFRSRSARKIYWAIVAGNPTPRQGEISCFLAKQSTTDGEQMVVVRNGTPGAQHSTSYYSTTDTASRRFAWVTLKPVTGRTHQLRVHMAQLGTPIIGDPRYFNIENWQPAEGLGQGLHLHARRIALPLRGGKRLDISAPLPPHMRQSFEALGFDPDRYDVQGDDPEEAA; via the coding sequence ATGAGTGCGGTGCAGCAGCGCCAAGTGAGCGGCGATGAAGACGGTATGCGTCTGGATCGCTGGTTTGCGCAGAATTTCCCCCAGCTTGGTTTCGGACGGCTGCAAAAGCTGATCCGCAATGGTGAGGTGCGTGTCGACAAGGGCCGGGTGCAAACCAGCACGCGGCTGTCGGCCGGCCAGACCGTGCGCATCCCGCCCATCGACGATGCCGAAGCGCCACGGCCGCCCAAGGTCAGCAATGCCGACGCGCAGTTCCTGCGCGACCTCATCCTGTATGAGGACGACGACATTTATGTCTTCAACAAGCCTGCCGGCCTTGCCGTGCAGGGCGGCAGCGGCACCAAGCGACACATCGATGGCATGCTCAAGAGCCTGCCCAACAAAAAGGGCGAAGCCCCCCGGCTGGTGCATCGGCTGGACCGCGATACGTCGGGGTGCCTTGTGGTCGCCAAGACCCACGCGGCGGCCAGCCATTTCGGCTCGGTCTTCCGCTCCCGCTCGGCGCGCAAGATCTACTGGGCCATCGTCGCGGGCAATCCTACGCCGCGCCAAGGCGAGATCTCCTGCTTTTTGGCCAAGCAGTCGACCACCGATGGCGAGCAGATGGTGGTGGTGCGCAACGGCACGCCCGGCGCGCAGCATTCCACCAGCTATTATTCCACCACTGATACTGCGAGCCGTCGCTTTGCCTGGGTGACCCTCAAGCCCGTGACCGGCCGCACCCACCAGTTGCGCGTCCACATGGCCCAGCTTGGCACGCCGATCATCGGCGATCCCCGCTATTTCAATATCGAGAACTGGCAGCCCGCCGAAGGCCTGGGGCAGGGGCTTCATCTTCACGCCCGCCGCATCGCTCTACCCCTGCGTGGCGGCAAGCGCCTAGACATCTCCGCCCCGCTGCCGCCCCATATGCGCCAGAGCTTTGAGGCGCTCGGCTTTGATCCCGACCGCTATGATGTTCAGGGCGATGATCCGGAGGAAGCGGCATGA
- the rplQ gene encoding 50S ribosomal protein L17 encodes MRHGNSGRKLNRTASHRKAMFANMSAALIKHEQIVTTLPKAKDLRPIVEKLVTLAKRGDLHARRQAIAQIRDEGQVAKLFAVLGPRYAERQGGYIRIMKAGFRYGDNAPMAVIEFVDRDVNAKGQDSGPVQYRDEDESEAA; translated from the coding sequence ATGCGCCACGGTAATTCAGGCCGCAAACTCAACCGTACGGCCAGCCATCGCAAGGCGATGTTTGCCAACATGTCCGCCGCGCTGATCAAGCACGAGCAGATCGTCACCACGCTTCCCAAGGCCAAGGACCTGCGTCCGATCGTCGAGAAGCTCGTCACCCTCGCTAAGCGCGGCGACCTGCATGCCCGCCGTCAGGCTATCGCTCAGATCCGTGACGAAGGCCAGGTTGCCAAGCTGTTCGCAGTGCTCGGCCCGCGTTATGCCGAGCGTCAGGGCGGCTATATCCGCATCATGAAGGCCGGCTTCCGCTATGGCGACAATGCGCCCATGGCCGTGATCGAGTTTGTTGATCGTGACGTCAATGCGAAGGGCCAGGACAGCGGCCCGGTACAGTATCGCGACGAAGACGAGTCCGAAGCCGCGTAA
- a CDS encoding Do family serine endopeptidase, producing MRVQAWIGAGLVLGALALGGTMALAPLQQASMAQSQDLTEAPATRQVPQSEGQLKLSFAPVVATVAPSVVNVYATRIEQQATSPFASDPFFQRFFGGRQFQSRPRESRSLGSGVIVDASGVVLTNRHVIEGATDVRIALSDGREFAVDIVVEDGQTDLAVLRVRDPASVTFPAITFADSDGLLVGDLVLAIGNPFGVGQTVTSGIVSALARTGVESSDYEFFIQTDAAINPGNSGGALVDLDGKLVGINTAIYSQTGGSVGIGFAIPANMARLVADAGVAGGEIVRPWFGAKMQTVTADIAKSLGMPAPHGALITEVAPGGPAERAGFASGDVIVSVDGITVDDPSAFNFRLATKPIGTQTQLERLRGGNTQAIAFTVETAPAAGPDKIADISGNTRFAGTSVRQLDPALAEAKDLPYDAKGVLITAVEPGSPADQMGLRVDDIVLSLNDISMDTVQAFTSAVAQRVRTWQIILQRDGRVLRSIVSG from the coding sequence ATGCGTGTGCAGGCTTGGATCGGGGCTGGTTTGGTGCTTGGAGCTCTGGCTCTGGGCGGGACAATGGCTTTGGCTCCACTACAGCAAGCCTCCATGGCGCAAAGCCAGGATTTGACAGAGGCGCCTGCCACTCGGCAGGTGCCCCAGAGCGAGGGGCAGCTCAAGCTCAGCTTCGCACCGGTCGTGGCGACGGTCGCCCCTTCGGTGGTCAATGTTTATGCGACCCGCATCGAGCAGCAGGCTACATCCCCCTTTGCCAGCGATCCATTCTTCCAGCGCTTCTTTGGCGGGCGCCAGTTCCAGAGCCGCCCGCGCGAGAGTCGCTCGCTGGGCTCTGGCGTAATTGTGGATGCCAGCGGCGTCGTGCTCACCAACCGCCATGTGATCGAGGGCGCCACTGATGTGCGTATCGCCCTTTCCGATGGCCGTGAGTTTGCAGTCGACATCGTCGTCGAAGATGGCCAGACTGATCTGGCCGTCCTGCGCGTGCGCGACCCCGCTTCCGTGACCTTCCCCGCTATCACCTTTGCCGATTCGGACGGGCTCCTCGTTGGCGATCTGGTGCTCGCCATCGGCAATCCCTTCGGTGTCGGGCAGACGGTGACGAGCGGCATTGTTTCCGCCCTGGCCCGCACCGGCGTGGAAAGCAGCGACTACGAGTTCTTCATCCAGACCGATGCGGCGATCAATCCGGGCAATTCCGGCGGCGCTCTTGTCGATCTCGACGGCAAGCTTGTGGGCATCAACACCGCCATTTATTCGCAGACCGGCGGCTCGGTGGGCATCGGCTTTGCCATTCCCGCCAACATGGCGCGGCTGGTGGCCGATGCTGGCGTCGCCGGTGGCGAGATCGTGCGCCCCTGGTTTGGCGCCAAAATGCAGACAGTGACCGCTGATATCGCCAAGAGCCTCGGCATGCCCGCACCGCATGGGGCGCTCATCACCGAAGTAGCGCCCGGCGGGCCGGCCGAACGCGCCGGCTTTGCCTCGGGCGATGTGATTGTGTCGGTGGACGGCATCACTGTCGATGATCCCAGCGCCTTCAACTTCCGCCTCGCCACCAAGCCAATCGGCACCCAGACGCAGCTTGAGCGCCTGCGCGGCGGCAACACCCAGGCCATTGCCTTCACTGTCGAGACTGCCCCCGCTGCCGGACCGGACAAGATCGCCGACATCAGTGGCAACACCCGCTTTGCCGGCACCAGCGTGCGTCAGCTTGATCCGGCCCTTGCCGAAGCCAAGGACCTGCCTTACGACGCCAAGGGTGTGCTGATTACGGCGGTTGAGCCCGGCTCGCCTGCCGATCAGATGGGTTTGCGAGTGGACGACATCGTGCTGTCGCTCAACGATATCAGCATGGATACTGTGCAGGCCTTCACCAGTGCCGTCGCGCAGCGCGTCCGCACTTGGCAGATTATCCTCCAGCGCGACGGGCGGGTGTTGCGCAGCATTGTCAGCGGCTAA
- a CDS encoding replication-associated recombination protein A — MADLFATPTDQSAEDRARPLADQLRPRSLDEVIGQTHLLGPDGTLRRMIASGRLGSLILWGPPGTGKTTVARLLADQIGYEFEQISAVFSGVADLKKVFERARFVRLSGKKTLLFVDEIHRFNRAQQDGFLPVMEDGTVVLVGATTENPSFELNAALLSRSQVLRFESLSLEDLDKLVGRAEALGSAALPLEPDARATLLTLADGDGRALLGLVEEVLASAKPGEILDAAALLTVVQRRAPIYDKAQDGHYNLISALHKTVRGSDPDAALYYFARMLDAGEDPLFLARRLIRMAVEDIGLADPQALPQAVAARDAYQMLGSPEGELALAQVVVYLALAPKSNAVYTAFKAATSLAKSTGSPMPPMTILNAPTKLMKGSGYGDGYIYDHDTPEGFSGQEYFPEKLGRQSFYHPVGRGFERDLGKRLDYFARLRAEKGAREEND, encoded by the coding sequence ATGGCCGATCTTTTCGCCACCCCGACCGACCAGTCCGCCGAGGATCGCGCCCGCCCTCTGGCCGATCAGTTGCGCCCGCGCAGCCTCGATGAGGTGATCGGGCAGACCCACTTGCTCGGGCCCGATGGCACGCTGCGCCGCATGATCGCCTCTGGCCGGCTGGGGTCGCTGATCCTGTGGGGTCCTCCGGGCACGGGCAAGACCACCGTCGCGCGCCTGCTCGCCGATCAGATCGGCTATGAGTTCGAGCAGATTTCGGCGGTGTTTTCCGGCGTGGCCGATCTCAAGAAGGTGTTTGAGCGGGCCCGCTTCGTTCGCCTTTCCGGCAAGAAGACCCTGCTGTTCGTGGACGAAATCCACCGCTTCAATCGCGCCCAGCAGGATGGCTTTCTGCCGGTGATGGAAGACGGCACTGTGGTGCTGGTCGGCGCCACGACCGAAAATCCCAGCTTTGAGCTCAACGCCGCCTTGCTCTCGCGCAGCCAGGTCCTGCGCTTCGAGTCGCTCAGCCTCGAAGATCTGGACAAACTCGTCGGGCGTGCCGAAGCGTTGGGTAGCGCTGCACTGCCGCTGGAGCCCGATGCCCGGGCAACGCTTCTAACCCTTGCTGATGGAGACGGCCGCGCCTTGCTGGGCTTGGTGGAAGAAGTGCTGGCCTCGGCCAAGCCGGGCGAGATTCTTGATGCCGCTGCCCTCCTGACCGTCGTGCAGCGCCGCGCGCCCATCTACGACAAGGCTCAGGACGGGCACTACAATCTCATCTCGGCGTTGCATAAGACCGTGCGCGGCTCGGATCCGGATGCGGCGCTTTACTATTTCGCGCGCATGCTCGACGCCGGCGAAGATCCACTGTTTCTGGCCCGCCGCCTCATCCGCATGGCCGTGGAAGACATCGGCTTGGCCGATCCGCAGGCGCTGCCGCAGGCCGTCGCAGCTCGTGACGCTTACCAGATGCTGGGTTCACCGGAAGGCGAACTCGCCCTTGCTCAGGTCGTGGTTTATTTGGCTCTCGCGCCCAAATCGAACGCCGTCTACACGGCCTTCAAGGCCGCCACCAGCCTTGCCAAGTCAACCGGCTCGCCCATGCCGCCGATGACCATTCTGAACGCGCCGACCAAGCTGATGAAGGGCTCGGGCTATGGCGACGGCTATATCTATGACCACGACACGCCCGAAGGCTTTTCGGGGCAGGAGTATTTCCCCGAAAAGCTTGGACGGCAGAGCTTTTATCATCCGGTTGGCCGGGGCTTTGAACGCGATCTCGGCAAGCGGCTGGACTATTTCGCGCGTCTGCGTGCTGAAAAGGGGGCGCGCGAGGAGAACGACTAG